The following are encoded in a window of Bacteroidales bacterium genomic DNA:
- a CDS encoding AAA family ATPase produces the protein MILITDPKAKLDIIDFKTNYSDIIGLSKEVLSFVPSKSNIISILEKDNQIYEWAKRGLNIHSPNSKCVFCGNDLTEERYHELLNYFNNEASKLRETTKELLSMLQVEETLIDSLIIPYSHNDFNDNFQSDFNSLKFEFDKELAKYKIKLTKIKALINKKKNKSIYKTIAIPYSENELLPIFDVISKLNKLILDNNNFTDKFETIVESKRDIYKNHLVASFLKKEKYYLKKIKAEKVQKSIDIFNQKIDEYQKTIDLLTLRKESVSEGCVQLEAFIQSFLGRNDIQIKPSATETGKYNLMRGNHLAKNLSEGEKMAISFSHFLVLLRSLNKKGTLANHVIFIDDPISSLDSNHIFQINSLLKETFFDHIPDPNQPTQKMWRLKCKQLFISTHNFEFFNLLKDLPKKDGLQHRKELKNRESRYFISRNQNGASIEKLPNVYNDYQSEYQFLFSEIAKFNQDSQQNISSQLFLMPNILRRFVEMYTLTKYPSTDEVDTRADKVFGPEKSKRILKPLHYFSHFNNIDRIGKQSEFIVDIGSACKEVLQHIKKKDRLHFEALQSII, from the coding sequence TTAAACATTCACTCCCCTAACAGTAAATGTGTTTTTTGTGGAAATGACTTAACAGAAGAGCGATACCATGAACTTCTAAATTATTTTAATAATGAGGCTTCCAAACTAAGAGAAACAACGAAAGAGTTACTAAGTATGCTTCAAGTAGAAGAAACTCTTATCGATTCATTAATTATTCCCTACAGTCATAATGATTTTAATGACAATTTTCAAAGCGATTTCAATTCTTTAAAATTTGAATTCGACAAGGAGTTAGCAAAATACAAAATCAAATTGACTAAAATCAAAGCATTAATAAACAAAAAAAAGAACAAGTCTATATATAAAACTATTGCAATTCCATATAGTGAAAATGAATTATTGCCGATTTTCGATGTAATATCAAAGTTAAACAAGCTTATATTAGATAATAATAATTTTACTGATAAGTTTGAAACAATAGTAGAGTCCAAAAGAGATATTTATAAAAATCATTTAGTGGCCTCATTCTTAAAAAAAGAAAAGTATTATTTAAAAAAAATAAAAGCTGAAAAAGTTCAAAAGTCAATTGACATATTTAATCAAAAAATAGATGAATATCAGAAAACTATTGATTTACTTACATTGCGAAAAGAAAGTGTCTCTGAAGGCTGTGTGCAACTAGAAGCTTTTATTCAAAGTTTCTTAGGGAGAAATGACATACAAATAAAACCAAGTGCCACAGAAACGGGAAAATATAATTTGATGCGAGGTAATCATCTTGCGAAAAATTTGAGTGAAGGTGAGAAAATGGCAATTTCATTTTCTCATTTTCTTGTTCTTTTAAGAAGCTTGAATAAAAAAGGGACTTTGGCTAATCATGTTATATTTATTGATGATCCCATTTCTAGTTTAGATAGTAATCATATTTTTCAAATCAACTCATTACTAAAAGAAACTTTTTTTGACCATATTCCAGACCCCAATCAACCAACGCAAAAAATGTGGAGATTGAAATGCAAGCAATTATTTATTTCTACGCATAATTTTGAGTTCTTCAACTTGTTAAAAGATTTACCGAAAAAAGATGGCTTGCAACACAGAAAGGAACTTAAAAATAGAGAATCAAGATACTTTATATCAAGAAATCAAAATGGCGCATCAATAGAAAAATTGCCAAATGTCTATAATGATTATCAATCTGAATACCAATTCTTGTTTAGCGAAATAGCAAAGTTTAACCAAGACTCACAACAAAATATATCTTCGCAGCTATTCTTAATGCCAAATATTCTAAGACGATTTGTTGAAATGTACACTTTGACAAAATATCCGTCAACAGATGAAGTTGATACTCGTGCCGATAAAGTTTTTGGTCCCGAAAAATCTAAAAGAATTTTGAAACCGTTGCATTATTTTAGCCATTTCAACAATATAGATAGAATTGGAAAGCAAAGTGAATTCATTGTTGATATAGGTAGTGCATGCAAAGAGGTATTACAACATATTAAGAAAAAAGATAGATTACATTTTGAAGCTTTACAAAGCATAATATAA